One region of Mycolicibacterium insubricum genomic DNA includes:
- the acs gene encoding acetate--CoA ligase: MTEAHTEAPTHYPPSAAFAATANATAEIYDRAEADRLGFWAEQANRLSWATPFTEVLDWSEAPFAKWFADGTLNVAYNCVDRHVEAGHGDRVAIHWEGEPVGDDRDITYAQLQDEVCRAANTLTELGLKAGDRAAIYMPMIPEAVIAMLACARLGVMHSVVFAGFSAAALRARIEDAGAKLVITADGQFRRGSAVPLKAHVDEALGGLGDASPVEHVLVVRRTGIDCHMTPGRDLWWNEAVSKASTQHTPEAFPSEQPLFLLYTSGTTGKPKGIVHTSGGYLTQAAYTHHQVFDLKPETDVFWCTADIGWVTGHTYIVYGPLANGATQVLYEGTPASPDEHRHFQVIEKYRVTIYYTAPTVIRTFMRWGRELPLVHDLSSLRLLGSVGEPINPEAWRWYRLVMGEDQTPVVDTWWQTETGAAMISPIPGVTVCKPGSAMRTLPGISAKIVDDDGVELAPMPEHSEPVTGYLVLDKPWPAMTRGIWGDTERFVETYWSRFADQGWYFAGDGARYGADGEIWVLGRIDDVMNVSGHRISTAEVESALVGHAGVAEAAVVGATDEHTGQAICAFVILKEHARERSREEMIEELRAEVAREISPIAKPREIHVVPELPKTRSGKIMRRLLRDVAEGRPLGDTSTLLDPGVFEAIRAAK; this comes from the coding sequence ATGACCGAGGCGCATACCGAAGCCCCCACTCACTACCCGCCGTCGGCCGCGTTCGCCGCAACGGCCAATGCCACCGCCGAGATCTACGACCGGGCCGAGGCGGACCGGCTGGGGTTCTGGGCCGAGCAGGCCAACCGGCTGTCCTGGGCCACCCCGTTCACCGAGGTACTCGACTGGTCGGAGGCGCCGTTCGCCAAGTGGTTCGCCGACGGCACCCTCAACGTCGCCTACAACTGCGTGGACCGCCACGTCGAGGCCGGCCACGGGGACCGGGTGGCCATCCATTGGGAGGGCGAGCCCGTCGGCGACGATCGCGACATCACCTACGCCCAATTGCAGGACGAGGTCTGCCGCGCCGCCAACACGCTGACCGAACTGGGGCTGAAGGCCGGCGACCGGGCCGCCATCTACATGCCGATGATCCCGGAGGCGGTCATCGCGATGCTGGCCTGCGCCCGGCTGGGCGTCATGCACTCGGTGGTGTTCGCCGGATTTTCCGCCGCGGCCCTGCGCGCGCGCATCGAGGACGCCGGCGCAAAACTGGTCATCACCGCCGACGGGCAGTTCCGCCGCGGCTCCGCGGTGCCGCTGAAGGCGCACGTCGACGAGGCCCTCGGCGGTCTCGGCGACGCCAGCCCCGTCGAGCACGTCCTCGTCGTCCGTCGCACCGGCATCGACTGCCACATGACCCCGGGGCGCGATCTGTGGTGGAACGAGGCCGTATCCAAGGCGTCCACCCAGCACACCCCCGAGGCGTTCCCCAGCGAGCAGCCGCTGTTCCTGCTGTACACGTCGGGCACCACCGGCAAGCCCAAAGGCATCGTGCACACCTCGGGCGGCTACCTCACCCAGGCCGCCTACACCCACCACCAGGTGTTCGACCTGAAGCCGGAGACCGACGTGTTCTGGTGCACGGCCGACATCGGCTGGGTCACCGGGCACACCTACATCGTCTACGGCCCGCTGGCCAACGGCGCGACCCAGGTGCTCTACGAGGGCACCCCCGCCTCACCCGATGAGCACCGGCACTTCCAGGTCATCGAGAAGTACCGCGTCACCATCTACTACACCGCCCCGACGGTCATCCGGACCTTCATGCGCTGGGGCCGCGAGCTGCCCCTGGTGCACGACCTTTCCAGCCTGCGGCTGCTCGGATCGGTCGGTGAGCCGATCAACCCGGAGGCCTGGCGGTGGTACCGGCTGGTGATGGGCGAGGACCAGACGCCCGTCGTCGACACCTGGTGGCAGACCGAGACCGGCGCGGCGATGATCTCCCCGATCCCCGGGGTCACCGTCTGCAAACCCGGCTCCGCGATGCGGACACTGCCCGGCATCTCCGCCAAGATCGTCGACGACGACGGCGTCGAACTCGCCCCGATGCCCGAGCACTCCGAGCCGGTCACCGGCTACCTGGTCCTCGACAAGCCGTGGCCGGCGATGACCCGCGGCATCTGGGGCGACACCGAGCGGTTCGTCGAGACCTACTGGTCCCGGTTCGCCGATCAGGGCTGGTACTTCGCCGGTGACGGTGCCCGCTACGGCGCCGACGGCGAGATCTGGGTGCTGGGGCGCATCGACGACGTGATGAACGTGTCCGGGCACCGGATTTCCACCGCCGAGGTGGAATCGGCGCTGGTCGGGCATGCCGGGGTGGCGGAGGCCGCCGTCGTCGGCGCCACCGACGAACACACCGGCCAGGCGATCTGCGCGTTTGTCATCCTCAAGGAACACGCCCGGGAGCGGTCCCGTGAGGAGATGATCGAGGAGCTGCGCGCCGAGGTGGCCCGGGAGATCTCACCGATCGCCAAGCCGCGGGAGATCCACGTCGTCCCCGAGCTGCCCAAAACCCGCAGCGGCAAGATCATGCGGCGGCTGCTCCGCGACGTCGCCGAGGGCCGTCCGCTCGGCGACACCTCGACCCTGCTGGACCCCGGCGTCTTCGAGGCCATCCGCGCGGCGAAGTAA
- a CDS encoding Fic family protein: MNPDPLAPLAALPGVAEAAEAARDELGRAHRHRANLRGWPVTAAEASLRAARASSVLDGGAPALDEDSASDPIFAGALRVTQALEGGEGSLIGVWRRAPMQALARLHMLAAADLVDDDELGRPRLDPQVSPRLDLLCRLVTGGSSVPAPILAAVAHGELLALAPFGSADGVVARAVSRLVTIASGLDPHGLGVPEVYWMRRSADYRAAAAGFAAGTEQGLTDWLVLSCRALQEGAREAIAIADLKK, encoded by the coding sequence GTGAACCCCGACCCACTGGCCCCGCTCGCGGCGTTGCCCGGTGTCGCCGAGGCGGCCGAGGCCGCGCGCGACGAACTGGGCCGCGCGCATCGACATCGGGCGAACCTGCGGGGCTGGCCGGTCACCGCGGCGGAGGCGTCGCTGCGCGCGGCCCGGGCCTCCTCGGTGCTCGACGGCGGCGCGCCGGCCCTGGACGAGGATTCGGCGAGCGACCCGATCTTTGCCGGGGCGCTGCGGGTGACCCAGGCGCTGGAGGGCGGCGAGGGCTCCCTGATCGGCGTGTGGCGCCGGGCCCCCATGCAGGCGCTGGCCCGCCTGCACATGCTGGCCGCCGCCGACCTCGTCGACGACGACGAGCTGGGCCGGCCCCGACTCGACCCGCAGGTGTCGCCGCGGCTGGATCTGCTGTGCCGGCTGGTGACCGGCGGTTCGAGTGTCCCGGCGCCGATCCTCGCCGCCGTCGCGCACGGGGAGTTGCTGGCGCTAGCCCCGTTCGGCAGCGCCGACGGCGTGGTGGCGCGGGCGGTGAGCCGGTTGGTGACCATCGCCAGCGGGCTGGATCCGCACGGTCTGGGCGTTCCCGAGGTGTACTGGATGCGCCGGTCGGCCGACTACCGGGCGGCCGCGGCCGGATTCGCCGCCGGCACCGAGCAGGGGCTGACCGACTGGCTGGTGCTCAGTTGCCGGGCATTGCAGGAGGGTGCCCGCGAGGCTATCGCCATCGCGGATCTCAAGAAGTAG